A window of Candidatus Dojkabacteria bacterium contains these coding sequences:
- a CDS encoding PKD domain-containing protein yields the protein MKVIGLDNKAKVATAVISLGFLVYLLSYPSLVLDSPELMKAPEQSLGLGTVSEFLTTQGLNVPFVVDKFPDDSLYKSAVTWFGDVHEDPSQAIQNNSVLTRVYYYDKGAGANGDDEFDRGLQMFSHVIDRRLYYDTTNPYDDPQLWDSVSYYFYKSNSPGSTLNSNAYKITLGFNGNQTLYTTNHLKAWQDANNDGLWEPKTIDGYCPDGCNIRVFSNYEGNGTNAASDNRGWRMQIDLPFNFFANDIMYKPDPGDIWRWAIEVNDKDSSGGSVSQERWPTGANLTNPSTWAQMRFGDDNLTADDEVYVPDTAGTSGTVTIINNVNGAVTEDIAVGGGSLCGALTQEENVDDFRYSSGAFAADGWGYRIYDDATLPAQYEFLNIQNQNNVADWPCFSRPYFKFPTTPVPSGKVIESATLKLFQFGNAGPSLYGAPKTSPTIVELNGETYGLAGHEDGEFSGFYRSGGVWDQDGPITAGIASGTFGQEADPDFIRTTLFDGANGRFLLVGREDGTFYGAEWDGDSWASAPIIAGLGDLGGYTSPTLFTYNSNLYTIVSRYNSGGSNYGLLAYRWNSVGQTWEAQTGVSSMINGLESVSSSGRMDPDVFTLSGTLYMIIGNQNGTMTGYQFNGTAWSSSSAIVSGLQDVGDEAKPDYFVHNDGSGSDEYLLVGEQDDQYYIYSFNSSNQWQLLKYHPMNNGLWAAVSLLQVYEVNGDVEDTTMNWNNAPQVTQNAAAAYACDIREYHNAGYDDQEVHQPQCENSNLTMAMDGSVAHARIDIDVTRLVAEAYEDSRSPAKFAVYTADLPLHSGKYFRSSETSDPNFRPQLTIVYGEPGTPNQAPTAQFTQSGRVGISPYQVTFNASASTDSDGTIASYSWNFDDGSSGTGQQVSHTFNGADSYDVTLTVTDNDGAQSTVTYLVSTCQVVPANQARGRWWKIRPNYQFSGNVLNCGPVMGSADGENMAINSSDVEEIIKTLELVEEPTDSEDRSVAENTLAMINLVGASSDSASDVSYLINKEERSSKDFRYSSFYTVLYSPRIINELVQPPRL from the coding sequence ATGAAGGTTATTGGACTAGATAATAAAGCAAAAGTCGCTACCGCTGTAATATCGCTGGGTTTTCTTGTTTATCTTTTATCTTATCCTTCACTGGTTTTAGACTCTCCTGAGCTTATGAAGGCACCGGAGCAGAGCCTCGGATTGGGCACAGTGAGCGAGTTTCTGACAACTCAAGGATTGAATGTACCATTTGTTGTTGATAAGTTTCCCGACGATAGCTTGTACAAATCTGCAGTGACATGGTTTGGAGATGTTCACGAAGATCCTTCGCAAGCGATACAGAATAACTCGGTACTTACAAGGGTCTACTATTACGATAAAGGGGCTGGAGCCAACGGCGATGATGAGTTTGACAGAGGATTGCAGATGTTCTCGCATGTAATTGACAGGAGGCTTTATTACGATACTACCAACCCCTATGACGATCCACAATTATGGGACTCAGTTAGCTACTACTTCTATAAGAGCAATTCACCTGGAAGCACGCTTAACAGCAATGCATATAAAATAACGTTAGGTTTTAACGGCAATCAGACCCTCTATACGACAAATCATCTGAAGGCTTGGCAAGATGCTAATAATGATGGCTTATGGGAGCCAAAAACAATTGATGGATACTGTCCGGATGGCTGTAATATAAGAGTTTTTAGCAATTACGAGGGCAATGGTACGAATGCTGCATCGGATAACCGTGGTTGGCGTATGCAGATCGACCTCCCATTCAATTTCTTCGCGAACGACATCATGTATAAGCCGGATCCAGGTGATATCTGGCGCTGGGCTATAGAGGTAAACGATAAGGATAGCTCTGGTGGCAGTGTGTCACAGGAAAGATGGCCTACAGGCGCCAATCTCACTAACCCCTCGACATGGGCACAGATGCGCTTCGGCGATGACAATTTAACAGCAGACGATGAAGTGTATGTGCCGGATACAGCAGGGACGAGCGGCACTGTAACAATCATTAACAATGTGAATGGTGCGGTCACAGAAGATATCGCTGTAGGTGGTGGTAGTCTATGCGGTGCACTCACCCAAGAGGAGAATGTCGATGACTTCAGGTATTCGAGTGGTGCATTCGCGGCAGATGGATGGGGCTATCGTATCTACGACGATGCAACCCTGCCAGCACAATACGAATTTCTGAATATACAAAATCAGAACAATGTCGCAGATTGGCCATGCTTCTCTCGACCATATTTTAAATTTCCAACCACACCTGTACCTAGCGGCAAAGTGATCGAGTCGGCGACTTTGAAGCTATTTCAGTTTGGAAATGCGGGGCCATCGCTTTATGGCGCGCCAAAAACCTCCCCGACGATTGTAGAATTAAACGGAGAGACATATGGTTTGGCCGGGCATGAGGATGGGGAGTTCAGCGGATTTTATCGATCGGGAGGTGTGTGGGATCAAGATGGGCCGATCACTGCAGGAATTGCGAGTGGGACATTTGGCCAGGAAGCGGATCCCGACTTCATTAGAACCACGCTCTTTGACGGGGCTAACGGACGGTTCCTTCTAGTGGGCAGAGAAGATGGTACATTCTACGGCGCTGAGTGGGATGGAGACTCATGGGCTTCGGCTCCGATAATTGCCGGTTTAGGTGATCTAGGTGGGTACACATCACCGACACTGTTTACCTACAACAGCAACCTTTACACGATAGTAAGTCGTTACAATTCGGGTGGTTCCAATTACGGCCTCCTTGCTTATCGATGGAATAGTGTTGGGCAGACTTGGGAGGCACAAACTGGTGTCTCAAGTATGATTAATGGACTTGAATCGGTCAGCTCTTCAGGCCGGATGGACCCAGATGTATTTACCCTCTCTGGCACACTTTATATGATCATAGGAAACCAGAATGGGACGATGACGGGATATCAATTTAATGGGACAGCCTGGTCTTCAAGTAGTGCGATAGTTTCGGGTTTGCAAGATGTCGGAGATGAGGCAAAGCCCGATTACTTCGTCCATAACGATGGGTCGGGAAGCGATGAATACCTTCTTGTCGGGGAACAAGATGACCAGTACTACATATACTCGTTTAACAGCTCGAATCAGTGGCAACTCTTGAAGTATCATCCGATGAACAATGGCCTCTGGGCTGCTGTCTCATTGCTGCAAGTGTATGAGGTCAATGGAGATGTTGAGGATACAACGATGAATTGGAACAATGCCCCACAGGTTACCCAGAATGCCGCTGCAGCCTATGCGTGTGACATCCGTGAATATCATAATGCAGGTTATGACGATCAGGAGGTGCACCAGCCACAATGTGAAAATTCAAACCTCACTATGGCGATGGATGGAAGTGTAGCTCATGCGAGAATCGACATCGATGTGACAAGGCTTGTCGCTGAAGCATATGAAGATAGTAGATCACCCGCGAAATTTGCCGTCTATACAGCCGATCTGCCTCTACACTCTGGCAAGTATTTTAGGAGCTCTGAAACGTCTGATCCTAATTTTAGGCCTCAATTAACCATAGTGTATGGTGAGCCGGGAACTCCAAACCAGGCTCCGACCGCTCAATTTACACAAAGCGGCAGGGTAGGCATCTCACCATACCAGGTGACATTCAATGCATCTGCTTCGACAGATAGTGATGGTACGATTGCAAGCTATAGTTGGAATTTTGACGATGGTAGTAGTGGGACAGGGCAGCAGGTGAGCCATACATTCAACGGGGCAGACAGCTATGATGTAACGCTCACGGTAACCGACAATGATGGAGCCCAATCAACCGTGACTTATCTTGTATCGACCTGTCAGGTAGTGCCTGCAAATCAGGCTCGCGGACGGTGGTGGAAGATACGACCAAACTATCAGTTCAGTGGGAATGTGCTGAATTGTGGGCCAGTAATGGGCTCAGCTGATGGTGAGAATATGGCTATTAATAGCTCGGATGTTGAGGAGATAATTAAGACGCTTGAGTTGGTGGAGGAGCCTACTGATAGTGAAGATAGAAGCGTCGCAGAGAATACTCTTGCAATGATAAATCTGGTCGGTGCAAGCAGTGATTCCGCCTCTGATGTGAGCTATCTGATAAATAAGGAGGAAAGGAGTTCCAAAGATTTTCGCTACTCGAGTTTCTATACAGTACTCTATTCACCCAGAATTATTAATGAGTTAGTTCAACCGCCTAGATTATGA
- a CDS encoding PKD domain-containing protein, whose product MEKLIMVNKLLKNRKIQLLIAVLLVVTLGGVLLTQSRINSNFIRSTLGLNNPSEEGESNSDDTQSGVVQPDAEPVPSGVPNSDSGNSSGRGESGPEGAPVDIPNDVPQANNTFAVTSMNEAVSITLSYVDYKEGSSGANRIFNITGNPSNGSLSGTGSTRTYTPSSNFSGTDTVTWTVSDGTYTSTPGTVKIVVQDETYTDGWYTVGANSQRTSWVGESVTNSTGMLWYTPVQAYITQHTQIIASDGKLFISTAKGLYALDATTGLVAWKFNTEMPIGNSPTVFDDVVYVGGYDKKLYALDVSTGTQLSSGSWPFADATAGYSANPLVIRDSHTNNQTVIIAPNRDGYVYFIGGKNHPNEGDSFRTINIGAPMSFSPAYKDGIVYFAAQDNYAYAYNVSTGAQIWKSPKLRGDGFQSYFPVIYDDMLFLSRAHDEVYEDTGNRVSCTWNVNEDNPGTVAPGKMLGTITTPSNWSNGNPITSFGNTLLECLEDNINNANPSAGGHQHKSHIRGYIVLDMDNGTEVRMWDHDSDGFLEYFPAIMDGTGSGNRQPGLVDPGGNLFYSTQSALCCSDAKGMIYGWDKDYPYNFSMTAGYPSNFAFRGNTSVDPNGDTMTYSWNFDDGTTSTSQNPSKGYKPVKHTYNVTLTVTDSQGNSSTDTQMLKVPYDPSENQYPIARFTANSYSGSAPLNVSFNGSTSWDPLNTNALTYAWDFNGDAITDSTASAPSYNFSSNGTYNVTLTVTDPEGLTDTATGRIVVGSSPGNQPPWARINMLFTGITWQGAGWHAMAEPQALSGGGNVIYRNLCCDRIGDWSSIYNSSNLPRQSGTLWDYNNSLNLQTDDGYLAYWQRYPFTSGLYNWYQGYEDEYVDNSYDEYTYVATNGIYNNHGDQNPIIPYNGRLYVHRGNTIIAFGPGGGSATENPHVTAVDVETTTAVNTSALQIKLETEVAKILNVYDSLGKVGNARFLRPGDYTMSQWSYESIVGEYFQNPADNIVTLIRAYPHVSEPLQLRLSNYLQDYYTAYFATNTYTDVGWIEGSEREAFALADDFQASINANAASLRSAITTQRTTFPQRNIYAMYKYAKWLDDTEVGDSQDILDVYNDARARIRYPFSYMNSLGCVNGATGISYNVSIPIWHYYGEHPYELNQDLAGYYGFRELQILAGQTNDSQYPAANIQSQLDALIQHKKDTFTRGSWWIDNSYVPGAMPCLPTETRNYQKKEFDVSRNFVWMVPEMATYLKGNIEMKEAIHEYDIVGAYWFASKYEGMVGEGVRSALFNYEGMFKAKAYIEGSTASDLYEYLDTPAFAVGDMFYIDNIITVLETNNTIPGSNSAPQVDAGGTFSAAINREYKLEGYATDDGLPNYPGTATFTWSKQSGPGTVTFSNINDADSKVTFDQQGTYVLRLTVSDSAVTAYDDVTVNVDNIPPVASFTATPTGGFIPLLIQFDASGSVDSDGSVVSYAWEFGDGGVGSGVTTSRTYNHIDDFTVRLTITDDDGATHTTTSIVSPTDVGYPTSVFTVSPTTSGTAPFSINVDGTGSYDTGGSIASYQWRWGDGESAGSGSTSSHTYTIPGTYLLELVVTDNQGIQDSSSTVITVTQGGGGGNQSPNASFTANPQSGTAPLTVTVNGGGSTDGDGTISSYSWNWGDGTSNGTGASTTHQYTNAGTYTITLTVTDNGGATDTAAISITVNNAGNQLPNASFTTNPQSGTAPLEVLVNGSGSTDSDGTIVSYSWNWGDGTSNGSGVNASHEYADPGSYTITLTVTDNGGATDTATTNVTATSTTGENMHPTAQAYFANYSTTNNRTVFTGTRSFDPDGTIVTKEWDFNNDGTFDATGNSVNFTTTVDGTYVVTLKVTDDDGGEDIDTLTFIRNSVGGHLYYPIANYDISSAANSTLDYGQLVNGSVTMNFMHHPYSGDMLQTTSPWVPSSARITLYEWDFNGDGVYDVSTSSTATRTYTYTGVGVYNVKLRVTAIDGEQDVTDGTVYIVGDNNPPVASFIASPTSGSSPLTVSVNGTGSADSDGSISSYSWNWGDGTPNGSGSTTTHQYTNPGTYTITLTVTDNAGGIGTDSEGIIVSDSNISPTSSFRVNQRAGLVPFIVTFNGSSSSDSDGTIVNYSWNWGDGTSNGSGAQATHTFTTVGSFSVVLTVTDNNGATSTSRFNISTCAVVNASQARFRWWELRDSFEYSGPIMNCGPVQASGDIRSQGAVNPVLKYAEDNGMKVVITENGSIGLPSELTLGKATQEHELIRDVIARNNSGIDPAGGVVSGVDYGSLNSHDLAVGLPLDYSNFYPVLLNSTNSAFFLNAVGKQ is encoded by the coding sequence ATGGAAAAGCTTATAATGGTCAACAAACTGTTGAAGAATCGAAAAATCCAGCTTCTGATTGCTGTCCTGCTCGTGGTAACGCTAGGGGGTGTTCTACTTACCCAATCAAGGATTAATTCAAATTTTATCAGATCAACTTTAGGACTAAATAACCCTAGCGAGGAGGGTGAATCTAACAGTGACGACACCCAAAGTGGTGTAGTTCAGCCCGATGCTGAGCCAGTGCCTTCTGGGGTACCAAATTCAGATTCAGGCAATAGCAGTGGCCGTGGAGAGAGCGGTCCAGAGGGTGCTCCTGTAGATATACCAAACGATGTACCGCAGGCCAACAATACATTTGCCGTCACCAGTATGAACGAGGCGGTGTCTATTACTCTTAGCTACGTTGATTACAAAGAGGGCTCATCAGGCGCAAACAGAATATTCAATATTACGGGTAACCCATCTAATGGTAGCCTCTCCGGCACAGGCTCAACAAGAACTTATACTCCGAGTAGCAATTTCTCAGGTACCGACACGGTTACATGGACTGTATCTGACGGTACATACACCTCGACCCCGGGAACGGTGAAAATTGTAGTGCAAGATGAAACATATACCGATGGCTGGTATACAGTCGGGGCTAATTCTCAACGAACATCGTGGGTTGGAGAAAGCGTTACAAACTCAACTGGTATGCTTTGGTATACACCGGTTCAAGCATATATAACGCAACATACGCAAATAATTGCCAGCGATGGGAAGCTTTTCATCAGTACTGCTAAGGGCTTGTATGCTTTAGATGCTACAACAGGCTTGGTTGCATGGAAGTTTAATACCGAGATGCCGATTGGCAATTCGCCAACGGTATTTGACGACGTAGTATATGTCGGTGGATATGATAAAAAGTTATATGCACTGGATGTCTCAACTGGTACACAGCTGTCATCGGGTAGCTGGCCTTTTGCTGACGCTACTGCCGGGTACAGCGCCAATCCGCTAGTTATCCGAGATTCACACACAAACAACCAGACGGTAATAATAGCTCCAAATCGAGATGGATATGTATACTTTATCGGTGGGAAGAATCATCCGAACGAAGGCGATTCATTCCGTACAATAAATATCGGTGCTCCGATGTCATTTTCACCGGCCTATAAAGATGGGATCGTCTACTTTGCGGCTCAAGATAACTATGCCTATGCATACAATGTCTCAACTGGTGCACAGATCTGGAAATCGCCCAAGCTAAGAGGTGATGGATTTCAATCTTACTTTCCAGTCATTTATGATGACATGCTTTTCCTGAGCCGTGCTCATGATGAAGTTTATGAAGATACTGGAAATCGTGTAAGCTGCACATGGAATGTAAATGAGGACAACCCAGGAACTGTCGCTCCGGGGAAAATGCTCGGGACAATTACCACTCCGTCAAATTGGAGCAATGGCAACCCAATAACTTCATTTGGTAATACGCTTCTTGAGTGCTTGGAAGATAACATCAATAATGCAAACCCATCTGCTGGCGGGCATCAGCACAAGAGTCATATACGAGGCTATATAGTGCTTGATATGGATAACGGCACGGAAGTGAGGATGTGGGATCATGATAGCGATGGATTCTTGGAGTATTTCCCAGCGATCATGGATGGCACGGGGTCGGGTAACAGACAGCCCGGTCTTGTTGACCCCGGAGGAAATCTTTTCTATTCAACCCAGTCTGCTTTATGTTGCTCAGATGCGAAGGGAATGATCTACGGCTGGGATAAAGATTATCCGTATAATTTCTCAATGACAGCTGGGTATCCGTCAAATTTCGCATTTCGCGGTAATACCTCTGTGGATCCAAATGGCGATACGATGACCTATTCATGGAATTTTGATGATGGGACTACATCTACTTCGCAAAATCCAAGCAAGGGGTACAAGCCGGTAAAGCATACGTACAATGTCACACTCACAGTGACTGACTCACAGGGTAATTCCTCAACAGATACACAGATGCTCAAAGTCCCGTACGACCCCAGTGAAAATCAGTATCCGATCGCAAGATTCACAGCCAATAGCTATTCTGGCAGCGCTCCACTAAATGTAAGTTTTAACGGCTCAACCTCTTGGGATCCTCTAAACACAAACGCACTTACATATGCTTGGGACTTTAACGGTGATGCTATAACTGACTCGACTGCCTCGGCACCTTCATATAACTTCTCATCAAATGGGACGTACAATGTAACGCTAACTGTAACCGATCCCGAAGGACTTACAGACACCGCTACAGGTAGGATAGTTGTGGGCAGTAGCCCGGGTAATCAACCTCCATGGGCGCGAATAAATATGCTATTTACAGGCATTACTTGGCAAGGAGCTGGTTGGCATGCTATGGCTGAGCCTCAAGCGCTTTCTGGGGGTGGGAATGTAATATACCGCAATCTTTGCTGCGATCGAATCGGCGACTGGTCTTCAATATACAATTCGAGCAACCTACCTAGGCAATCTGGAACATTATGGGACTACAATAATTCGCTTAATTTACAAACAGACGATGGCTATCTTGCATATTGGCAACGATATCCGTTTACATCAGGTCTTTACAATTGGTACCAAGGCTATGAGGATGAATATGTCGACAACTCCTATGATGAATATACATATGTCGCGACAAACGGTATCTATAACAACCATGGAGACCAGAATCCAATCATTCCGTATAATGGCAGGCTTTATGTCCACCGCGGAAATACCATCATCGCTTTTGGCCCGGGTGGCGGATCTGCTACTGAAAATCCACATGTTACAGCTGTGGATGTTGAGACTACTACGGCTGTAAATACTTCAGCATTGCAGATCAAGCTCGAGACTGAAGTCGCTAAAATACTCAATGTATACGACTCACTTGGCAAGGTTGGGAACGCAAGGTTCTTGAGACCAGGCGATTACACTATGTCACAGTGGAGTTATGAAAGTATCGTTGGTGAATATTTCCAAAATCCTGCAGACAACATTGTGACATTGATAAGGGCTTACCCCCATGTATCCGAGCCGTTGCAATTGAGGCTTAGCAACTACCTTCAAGACTACTACACTGCTTATTTTGCTACGAATACATATACCGATGTCGGATGGATTGAAGGCTCGGAAAGAGAGGCTTTTGCACTTGCCGATGATTTCCAAGCAAGCATCAATGCGAATGCAGCCTCGTTAAGATCAGCAATAACTACTCAGCGAACAACTTTCCCGCAAAGGAATATATATGCAATGTATAAATACGCAAAATGGCTCGATGATACAGAGGTAGGCGACTCTCAGGATATTCTTGACGTCTATAATGATGCCAGAGCGAGAATTCGCTATCCGTTTAGCTATATGAACTCTCTAGGGTGTGTAAACGGAGCGACTGGGATTTCATACAATGTGTCAATACCGATATGGCACTACTACGGAGAACACCCGTATGAGCTAAATCAGGATCTTGCAGGGTACTACGGATTTAGAGAACTACAGATATTAGCAGGTCAAACAAATGACTCGCAGTATCCCGCAGCAAATATCCAGAGTCAATTGGATGCTCTCATCCAGCACAAGAAGGATACATTTACACGCGGTAGCTGGTGGATAGACAACAGTTATGTACCAGGTGCAATGCCCTGTCTTCCAACTGAAACCAGAAACTACCAGAAAAAGGAGTTTGATGTATCACGTAACTTCGTATGGATGGTCCCTGAAATGGCTACCTATCTCAAAGGAAATATTGAGATGAAGGAAGCAATCCATGAATATGACATCGTTGGGGCATATTGGTTTGCTTCAAAGTATGAAGGAATGGTAGGAGAGGGGGTTCGGTCCGCACTGTTCAATTATGAAGGGATGTTCAAAGCGAAGGCTTATATTGAAGGATCAACAGCATCTGATCTATACGAGTATCTTGACACCCCTGCATTCGCTGTCGGTGATATGTTCTATATTGATAACATTATTACAGTCTTGGAGACGAATAATACGATTCCAGGCTCTAATTCTGCTCCCCAAGTCGATGCAGGTGGTACATTTAGTGCTGCTATAAACAGGGAGTATAAGCTTGAAGGATATGCTACTGACGATGGTCTGCCAAATTACCCAGGCACGGCTACCTTTACCTGGAGCAAGCAAAGCGGTCCGGGTACAGTTACTTTCTCAAATATAAATGATGCTGATAGCAAGGTTACCTTTGATCAGCAAGGTACCTATGTACTACGCTTAACTGTGTCTGACAGTGCTGTCACGGCATATGATGATGTGACTGTAAATGTTGATAATATCCCACCTGTAGCAAGCTTTACTGCAACTCCTACTGGTGGCTTCATACCGTTGCTTATACAATTTGACGCATCTGGATCTGTAGATAGTGATGGATCTGTTGTCTCGTACGCATGGGAGTTCGGTGATGGTGGTGTCGGCAGTGGGGTTACCACCTCACGTACATATAATCACATTGACGATTTCACAGTGCGTTTGACAATCACTGATGACGATGGGGCGACACATACAACTACTTCAATAGTATCACCTACCGATGTTGGCTATCCAACATCAGTATTCACTGTAAGTCCGACGACAAGCGGTACTGCTCCATTCTCAATTAATGTTGATGGAACCGGATCATATGACACAGGAGGCTCAATCGCTTCATATCAGTGGAGGTGGGGTGACGGTGAGTCTGCAGGCTCGGGCTCGACCTCCTCTCACACCTACACCATTCCGGGGACATATCTACTTGAATTGGTCGTAACAGATAATCAAGGTATTCAAGATTCATCGTCGACTGTAATAACTGTCACACAGGGCGGAGGAGGTGGCAATCAGTCGCCTAACGCAAGCTTTACAGCTAATCCACAATCGGGGACGGCACCTCTTACTGTAACAGTGAATGGTGGTGGATCCACTGATGGTGACGGAACGATATCAAGCTACTCATGGAACTGGGGAGATGGTACATCCAATGGAACTGGAGCTAGCACCACTCATCAATATACAAATGCTGGGACGTATACAATTACCTTAACAGTAACAGATAATGGCGGAGCTACAGATACAGCTGCAATAAGTATTACTGTGAACAACGCCGGTAATCAGCTCCCAAATGCCAGTTTTACTACAAACCCGCAAAGTGGTACAGCCCCACTTGAAGTATTGGTGAATGGTAGTGGTTCAACAGATAGTGATGGGACAATTGTAAGCTATTCATGGAATTGGGGTGATGGAACATCTAACGGAAGCGGGGTAAATGCAAGCCACGAATACGCAGACCCTGGTAGTTATACAATAACATTGACAGTTACGGATAACGGAGGTGCCACAGATACGGCAACGACGAACGTTACCGCAACCTCAACCACTGGTGAAAATATGCATCCCACAGCACAAGCATACTTTGCCAATTACAGCACCACAAATAATCGCACCGTATTTACCGGCACCCGTTCATTTGATCCAGATGGGACTATTGTCACAAAAGAGTGGGACTTTAACAATGATGGGACATTTGATGCAACTGGGAACTCGGTAAACTTCACAACAACGGTTGACGGAACATATGTTGTCACGCTGAAAGTGACCGACGATGATGGTGGGGAGGATATAGACACGCTCACATTTATTCGGAACTCTGTTGGTGGTCATCTATACTACCCGATAGCCAACTATGATATCTCCTCTGCGGCCAATTCAACTCTGGACTATGGGCAATTGGTTAATGGCTCTGTGACGATGAACTTTATGCATCACCCTTATTCAGGTGATATGTTGCAAACAACTTCGCCTTGGGTACCGTCTTCAGCCAGAATTACCTTGTACGAGTGGGATTTTAATGGAGATGGTGTCTATGATGTGTCAACAAGCTCTACTGCGACGCGAACATATACTTACACTGGTGTTGGGGTTTACAATGTAAAGCTGAGAGTGACCGCTATCGACGGTGAGCAAGATGTGACAGACGGAACCGTATATATTGTAGGTGATAATAACCCTCCAGTTGCTAGCTTCATTGCATCCCCGACCAGCGGCTCTTCACCACTTACGGTCTCTGTTAACGGTACTGGTTCAGCTGATAGTGATGGCAGCATTTCTAGCTATAGCTGGAACTGGGGTGATGGCACACCAAACGGGAGTGGCAGTACTACTACCCATCAGTACACGAACCCAGGAACATATACGATAACTTTAACCGTTACAGACAATGCCGGGGGTATAGGCACGGACTCTGAAGGTATAATTGTCTCAGATAGCAATATTTCTCCGACTTCATCCTTCCGCGTAAACCAGCGTGCTGGGCTTGTGCCTTTCATCGTGACATTTAATGGATCCAGCTCTTCTGATAGCGATGGGACAATTGTAAACTATTCATGGAATTGGGGCGATGGAACCTCTAATGGAAGCGGTGCTCAGGCGACGCATACCTTCACAACTGTTGGGTCATTTAGTGTAGTTCTGACAGTAACCGACAATAATGGTGCGACCTCCACAAGCCGTTTCAATATCTCAACCTGTGCGGTGGTTAATGCATCGCAGGCAAGGTTTAGATGGTGGGAGTTACGCGATAGCTTCGAATACAGTGGCCCGATTATGAACTGCGGTCCGGTACAGGCATCTGGAGATATACGGAGTCAGGGTGCCGTAAACCCTGTGCTAAAGTATGCTGAGGACAATGGGATGAAGGTGGTAATCACTGAAAATGGCAGCATTGGACTGCCCTCCGAGCTCACCCTGGGTAAAGCGACACAGGAGCATGAGCTTATACGGGATGTGATAGCCAGAAATAACTCGGGTATTGATCCTGCGGGTGGAGTGGTGTCAGGAGTAGATTATGGAAGTTTGAATAGTCATGATTTGGCTGTTGGGCTACCGCTGGATTATTCTAATTTCTACCCAGTGCTGCTAAATTCTACCAACAGTGCATTCTTCCTAAATGCGGTCGGGAAGCAGTAG
- a CDS encoding CYTH domain-containing protein — MQERTEFKILEVDRQWIAGVLAKSGAKLIFEGEIVTTYFDKPSENLVRSGRRLRLRKKADVATLSLRDKYLESLKGFVHEVEVEVSNYDEMLKMLKTLGYQEFKVFSKYRYDYEVDDVVVSFDKYQGDYDKIPEFMTIEADDEDEVYEWAERLGYAKKDCVAISIIDLINKYHK; from the coding sequence ATGCAGGAAAGGACAGAATTCAAAATCTTGGAAGTCGATCGCCAATGGATAGCCGGTGTGCTCGCAAAAAGCGGCGCTAAGCTGATATTTGAAGGCGAAATTGTAACAACTTATTTCGATAAGCCAAGTGAAAATCTTGTGAGGTCTGGTCGAAGGCTCAGGCTACGAAAGAAGGCTGATGTTGCAACTCTTTCACTCCGAGATAAATATCTGGAAAGTTTAAAGGGCTTTGTGCATGAGGTAGAGGTTGAAGTTAGCAACTACGACGAGATGCTCAAGATGTTAAAGACTCTCGGATATCAGGAATTTAAAGTATTCTCAAAGTATCGATACGACTATGAAGTGGATGATGTTGTGGTTTCATTTGATAAATACCAGGGCGATTACGATAAAATTCCTGAGTTTATGACTATCGAGGCGGATGATGAAGATGAGGTGTATGAATGGGCAGAAAGGCTTGGATATGCGAAGAAGGATTGTGTGGCAATTTCTATCATTGACCTAATCAATAAGTATCACAAGTAG